A stretch of the Leguminivora glycinivorella isolate SPB_JAAS2020 chromosome 2, LegGlyc_1.1, whole genome shotgun sequence genome encodes the following:
- the LOC125239175 gene encoding uncharacterized protein LOC125239175, whose product MDDILLARLRLINDKLTTDLEVIPGTVNLENLVQAQITYSKLEATLKRLSGDLTEYFRLASTPASDEICLISGLQLQAEETLAELKVKIDQISTSSKPSEKLTEANSSCRLPKLQLPVYNGDVLAWYEFWDAFRSNIDARNLPDVDKLSYLKTSVTGDAKKVIDGLATTSTNYAIAVTILKERFGKTSHLIDAHYATLYKIKMAKGSADDYRRTFNEIERNLKILESLGENINHNHLRFMLLEKFPSDLVYEIKLKVKDDSIQELRSHLDKIITAKEDAERISGRKRPQETEASTVGTLHVKAKRARYANQSQLQHSNQSKQNHQGRFDKRPVLKKFKGFKKYDNKGNRPNQTSTSNKDQAETQRSTPGAKKGLVCIFCEGGHYNDSCPEASTLAERKKRLAGRCYICFKGYNGEESVLTVLEEGITALQTATVYASPIDDKNKQFKYRLLLDPGSQRSYVTFRTAKELKLPVEEESHLVVFTFGDDPPREIHSPIVTLHLLSRTNKNIVIQANCVEHISRGYIPNVKMKNLPESYTLADDGSLSGPVQILVGNEYYCNITYEKKVQLDSNLFLIDSALGWIISGRAEPQLRDESYVVTYTQTCIETKLHQPDPPLCNGDIKSLWELECIGISDSPRATREEEAIKYFNDTTLKLNNRYTVSWPWITYPPDLPNNFGMAFGRLSSLLKRMDQDTLLAYSDTFKEQLDKGIIEVVPTSRTSTGNVVHYLPFHGVRHRRKPMRIVYDASSKSSKDTKSLNECLYRGPLMLEDLTGLLIKFRTHRIGLTSDIEKAFLQMALHKKDRDVTRFLWLKDTSKPVSQDNLLYLRFCRVPFGVISSPFLLNATIKHHLSNAEDQQVRQKANDIYVDNFVSGTDTTDEAMKLYKNLKGSFQDISMSLRDWSSNSREFMKKVSDTCKEDKVKVLGLEWDIKKDTLQLKPNLQEEAVTKRGILKTIASIYDPCGYAVPYTLSCKLFLQELWKAGVSWDSPLSSELTEEWNKIRQNLEAIRKVSVDRCYMKTPVGKGYQLHCFTDASLQAYAASVFLVCGSEKSFIIGKSRLIPIKDQESLKIPRLELLGVLIGSRLIKFVLKFLQQKIVRQVLWTDSQIVIEWCKSDKLLPPFVARRIEEIKTNKDLEIRYLPSDLNPADVGTRPTCSREDREKWLSGPQFIVQDPKTWPTTSGGGPTSSLLIGEGLGIQEDEELMEIVDPDIHNVSPMETEESTTTKEVASQDNDQMPDQLLNLKEIQAEYFPLEVEGKVTSLSLNLGVFKDIDELLRCKGRMKHADWSFDKRYPILIPKDSDFTNEIIMKTHQENKHVGVSHTLDKIRETYWIPQGRSQVQKILRKCSECMKHDGGPYKLPETPALPKERVNYSSPFTYVGTDYLGPLLVNNGNGNCKRWISLYTCLAVRAIHLEVVKDLTAEEGLMALRRMISARGVPTLITSDNAAHYKLLSEILQNPYCVEKEIKWKFIPQLAPWHGGFYERLVGLVKNCMKKTLQKHLLNDTQLVTAVKEIEAVLNTRPLTYVDSEPDHVLKPSDFLTMGKCIIMETSDKDPTTSQGTVTKDHLIKGWKKARIILREFKEMFENRYLLNLRERYSHHPKEPRVTSKLAPKIGQIVQIKGDTKNRINWKVGKIVSLKEGADGLCRVAKVRVGDTEYTRSIAHLYPLEIEDGEEQCKQTSSYDESVEEPVQLPDLPRPSGKDDQTVESLNDVAEPSSEQRFTHEVRGQQEEVQPHASPVEGKCSSKQAVEFMSSELNEPKPKSMSEPEPLAVVDLEFYDQNDPESHHLEEVTPEGQHEESRPKRAAALRALEKIKEWTSNLVAVLLPEAGCVATGANI is encoded by the exons ATGGACGACATTCTTTTAGCAAGGCTTAGGCTCATTAACGACAAACTCACAACGGACTTAGAAGTAATTCCGGGTACTGTTAATTTAGAAAATTTAGTGCAGGCTCAGATCACATACAGTAAATTAGAAGCAACACTGAAAAGACTTAGCGGAGACCTGACGGAGTACTTTAGGCTGGCTTCGACACCCGCATCTGATGAAATCTGCTTGATAAGTGGACTTCAACTTCAAGCAGAGGAGACTTTAGCTGAACTTAAGGTGAAGATTGACCAGATATCTACATCAAGCAAACCATCAGAGAAGCTGACTGAAGCGAACTCCTCGTGCAGACTTCCTAAGCTCCAGCTGCCGGTGTATAATGGGGATGTACTGGCGTGGTATGAATTTTGGGATGCCTTCAGAAGCAACATCGATGCAAGGAACCTGCCGGATGTTGACAAGCTTTCTTATCTTAAGACTTCAGTCACGGGAGATGCCAAAAAAGTCATTGACGGTCTAGCGACTACAAGCACCAACTATGCTATTGCCGTTACGATACTGAAGGAAAGGTTCGGGAAAACTTCACATCTTATAGACGCGCACTATGCAACATTATATAAAATTAAGATGGCCAAAGGCAGTGCGGATGACTATAGAAGGACTTTCAACGAAATCGAAAGGAATCTTAAGATTTTAGAATCACTAGGTGAGAACATTAACCACAACCATCTGCGCTTCATGCTACTAGAGAAGTTTCCTTCTGATCTAgtatacgaaataaaacttaaagttaAGGATGATTCCATTCAAGAACTGAGAAGCCACCTGGATAAAATCATCACTGCCAAAGAGGACGCGGAAAGGATATCGGGTAGGAAACGCCCTCAAGAGACAGAAGCTAGTACGGTCGGGACTCTTCATGTGAAGGCAAAACGTGCGAGATACGCAAACCAGTCCCAACTACAACACAGTAACCAGAGTAAACAAAACCATCAGGGACGCTTTGATAAGAGACCGGTACTAAAGAAGTTTAAGGGTTtcaagaaatatgacaataaAGGAAACAGACCAAACCAAACTTCAACTTCAAACAAAGATCAGGCAGAAACTCAGCGAAGTACTCCAGGGGCTAAGAAGGGATTGGTGTGTATATTTTGCGAAGGGGGCCATTATAATGATAGTTGCCCTGAAGCATCTACTTTAGCAGAAAGGAAGAAACGACTTGCAGGACGATGCTACATCTGCTTCA AAGGATACAACGGAGAAGAGTCAGTCCTGACGGTTCTAGAAGAGGGAATCACAGCACTCCAAACGGCAACAGTTTATGCAAGCCCCATAGATGATAagaataaacaatttaaatataggCTTCTTTTAGATCCAGGTTCCCAACGCTCTTATGTAACATTCCGGACTGCAAAGGAATTAAAACTTCCCGTCGAAGAAGAGAGTCATCTAGTAGTATTCACCTTCGGCGACGATCCTCCCAGAGAGATACATAGCCCAATAGTCACCCTTCATCTACTATCTAGAACAAACAAGAACATAGTAATACAGGCTAACTGCGTAGAGCATATCTCCAGAGGTTATATACCTAATGTCAAGATGAAGAACTTACCGGAGTCATATACACTAGCGGACGACGGGTCGCTAAGCGGACCGGTACAGATCTTGGTTGGAAACGAATATTACTGCAACATAACTTACGAGAAAAAGGTACAACTGGATAGCAATTTGTTTCTAATCGACTCTGCACTTGGTTGGATAATTAGTGGTAGAGCAGAACCACAGCTTAGAGACGAGTCGTACGTAGTGACTTACACTCAGACTTGCATTGAAACGAAGCTTCATCAGCCAGATCCACCTCTTTGTAATGGAGACATAAAGAGCCTTTGGGAACTAGAATGTATAGGTATTAGTGATTCCCCAAGAGCAACTAGAGAAGAAGAAGCcatcaaatattttaatgatacaactttaaaattaaataatcgtTACACGGTAAGCTGGCCTTGGATAACTTATCCACCGgatttacctaataattttggAATGGCTTTTGGTCGTTTATCAAGCTTATTGAAGCGTATGGATCAAGATACGTTATTAGCATACAGCGATACGTTTAAAGAACAATTAGATAAAGGTATAATAGAAGTTGTACCTACTTCAAGAACGTCAACGGGTAACGTCGTTCACTACTTACCTTTCCATGGAGTACGTCACCGAAGAAAACCTATGAGAATAGTTTATGATGCTAGCTCTAAGAGTAGCAAAGACACCAAGAGTCTGAACGAATGTTTGTACAGAGGACCACTCATGTTAGAAGACCTCACTGGCTTACTTATAAAATTTAGAACTCATCGGATAGGTTTAACCTCAGATATTGAAAAGGCGTTTTTACAGATGGCGTTACACAAGAAGGATCGTGATGTAACCAGATTCTTGTGGCTCAAAGATACCTCTAAACCGGTATCTCAAGACAACCTACTATACCTTAGGTTTTGTAGAGTTCCATTTGGCGTCATTTCATCACCGTTTTTGCTTAATGCGACTATTAAGCACCACCTGTCCAACGCAGAAGATCAGCAAGTCAGACAGAAAGCAAATGACATATATGTGGATAACTTTGTTTCGGGTACCGACACTACGGATGAGGCGATGAAACTCTACAAAAATCTAAAAGGATCTTTTCAAGACATTTCAATGTCACTCAGGGATTGGAGTTCGAATTCTAGGGAATTTATGAAGAAAGTCTCTGATACATGTAAAGAAGATAAAGTAAAGGTACTTGGTTTGGAATGGGACATCAAAAAGGATACTCTCCAGTTGAAACCTAACTTACAAGAAGAAGCTGTCACGAAAAGAGGAATACTGAAAACTATTGCATCAATCTACGATCCATGTGGTTATGCAGTACCTTATACCCTATCATGTAAACTCTTTTTACAAGAGCTTTGGAAAGCTGGAGTGTCATGGGACTCACCATTATCAAGCGAACTAACGGAAGAATGGAACAAGATCCGACAGAACTTAGAAGCCATTAGGAAGGTGTCGGTGGACAGATGCTACATGAAGACACCAGTGGGAAAAGGCTACCAACTACACTGTTTCACCGATGCCTCTCTACAGGCTTATGCAGCATCAGTCTTTTTAGTTTGCGGCTCGGAGAAAAGCTTCATTATTGGTAAATCCCGTCTGATACCAATAAAGGATCAGGAGAGTCTCAAGATACCCCGTCTTGAACTTTTAGGAGTACTGATTGGCAGTAGACTGATAAAGTTTGTTCTTAAGTTTCTCCAGCAGAAGATAGTAAGGCAAGTCTTATGGACCGACAGCCAGATCGTCATAGAATGGTGCAAATCTGACAAGCTATTGCCACCCTTCGTTGCCAGGCGGATAGAAGAGATCAAAACAAATAAAGATCTGGAGATCAGATACCTTCCATCAGACCTAAATCCAGCTGACGTCGGCACCAGACCCACCTGTTCAAGAGAGGACAGGGAGAAATGGCTGAGTGGTCCACAATTTATAGTTCAAGATCCGAAGACGTGGCCAACAACTTCTGGCGGTGGACCAACCAGTTCTCTCTTGATTGGGGAGGGTCTTGGGATCCAAGAAGACGAAGAACTGATGGAAATAGTTGATCCAGACATACACAATGTTAGTCCGATGGAAACGGAGGAGAGTACAACTACAAAGGAAGTAGCGAGTCAAGACAATGATCAGATGCCGGATCAGTTACTAAATTTGAAAGAAATTCAAGCTGAATACTTTCCTCTAGAGGTAGAAGGAAAGGTAACTAGTCTAAGTTTGAATTTAGGCGTATTTAAAGACATAGATGAGTTACTGAGGTGTAAAGGTCGTATGAAACACGCAGACTGGTCATTTGATAAACGCTACCCTATACTTATACCGAAAGATTCAGATTTCACCAACGAAATTATAATGAAGACTCATCAAGAAAATAAGCATGTTGGAGTAAGTCACACGCTAGACAAGATAAGGGAAACTTACTGGATACCACAAGGAAGAAGCCAAGTTCAGAAGATTTTGAGGAAGTGCTCCGAATGTATGAAGCATGACGGAGGGCCATATAAACTACCGGAAACTCCTGCGTTACCAAAAGAGAGGGTCAATTATAGCTCTCCATTCACATACGTTGGTACCGACTATCTGGGACCACTTCTAGTTAACAATGGGAATGGCAATTGTAAAAGGTGGATTAGCCTCTACACATGCTTAGCCGTAAGAGCCATTCACTTAGAAGTTGTAAAGGACTTAACTGCGGAAGAAGGTTTAATGGCCTTACGTAGAATGATTTCAGCAAGAGGTGTACCTACCTTAATAACGTCTGATAATGCGGCTCACTACAAGTTACTCTCAGAGATTCTTCAGAACCCATACTGCGTAGAGAAAGAGATAAAATGGAAATTTATACCACAATTAGCACCATGGCATGGAGGATTCTATGAGAGATTAGTTGGTTTAGTTAAAAACTGTATGAAGAAAACATTACAGAAACATTTGTTGAATGACACCCAGCTAGTAACAGCGGTGAAAGAAATAGAAGCAGTTCTTAACACAAGACCCTTAACTTACGTAGATTCAGAGCCGGATCATGTACTAAAACCTTCAGACTTTCTTACCATGGGAAAGTGTATCATTATGGAAACTTCAGATAAGGATCCTACAACGTCGCAAGGGACGGTGACTAAGGACCACTTAATTAAAGGTTGGAAGAAAGCACGGATAATTCTACGAGAATTTAAAGAGATGTTTGAGAACCGGTATCTCCTAAATTTGAGAGAAAGATATTCCCACCATCCTAAAGAACCTAGAGTAACATCAAAGTTAGCACCTAAGATAGGTCAAATCGTGCAGATTAAAGGTGACACGAAGAACAGGATAAATTGGAAAGTTGGGAAAATAGTATCTTTAAAGGAAGGCGCCGACGGTTTATGTAGGGTCGCCAAGGTACGAGTAGGAGATACAGAGTATACAAGATCTATCGCGCATCTCTACCCGCTAGAGATCGAAGATGGAGAAGAGCAGTGCAAACAAACATCATCTTATGACGAAAGTGTTGAAGAACCGGTGCAGCTTCCTGATCTTCCACGTCCATCAGGCAAGGATGACCAGACAGTGGAATCCCTCAACGACGTTGCTGAGCCTTCATCTGAGCAGAGATTCACTCATGAAGTTAGAGGTCAGCAAGAAGAAGTACAGCCTCATGCCTCGCCAGTAGAGGGAAAGTGTTCCTCTAAACAAGCGGTTGAGTTTATGTCTAGTGAGTTAAACGAGCCTAAGCCTAAGTCTATGTCCGAACCAGAGCCACTCGCGGTCGTCGACCTCGAGTTTTACGACCAGAATGATCCCGAGTCACACCACCTAGAGGAAGTTACGCCAGAAGGACAACACGAAGAATCAAGACCTAAGAGAGCGGCAGCTCTCCGAGCCCTTGAGAAGATCAAGGAATGGACCAGCAATTTAGTCGCCGTGCTGCTGCCTGAGGCGGGGTGTGTCGCGACAGGCGCGAATATCTAA
- the LOC125239165 gene encoding uncharacterized protein LOC125239165 — MYEYREAAVVPVVEAPQYVPEIVLLTVANENCSPYARIWLKKVNECAAVYGWDDKTTIHFAMQKLQGLAKVWFESLDTILYSWPEWQEKLVKAFPCDENYGQILEEMLRRKSKFNEPIEVYYYEKLALLHQCGLSGKKAVDCIIHGITDRTTKSSAVAVRCSDPDQLLQFLISNKELSNQDRVNVKSKNWSDSANTNNHGPKNRAQTQGPFCFNCKEKGHHFAQCSKPLLKCHHCNKIGHKPEDCFSKKSDNKSTKAPEVRSLCASGKGNAKYYKNAHVNGELVEVFIDFGSELTLARQSFVSSLGIAYERVESIMKGFGNGLVSSWGEIELDIDIDGVKARVPCKVVEDNLLDRPVLVGQTYTELPQIIVVKDCKNLRFIDIGEEMPQPDPAHSSVVKVLIADIELYGPASIKAVTEDKFSGSIVVRESIVGKPAQQSLLTGGIYTVKNGVVHVVVIPYCSPCLMMENFTLCRSERVALVNRITAQSPTVVECVQPNDISESKLRIGDKVADEHRHRLVQLLNKYKHCFASSLGELGCTNVTQMTIELNDQRPIASRPYRLSHHEREQVRRMVDEMLAAGIIRESVSEYASPIILVRKPDGSLRMCIDYRKLNSSTIKERYPMPIIDDEISRLSGQAYFITLDLASGYYQVPIAEQSKHLTSFVTPDGQFEFNRMPFGLANAPAVFQRMMNRILGSARYTKATVYIDDLLIFGRTPDECLDRLEEVLQMLEEANLTLNLSKCSFLREKIDYLGYEISAEGVKPGEKKVQSVQNFPRPNDVHNVRQFLGLVGFFRKFIGGFAQIAYPLTKLLKKEAVWEWTSAQEEAFETLKTRLISRPILAIYDHTAELELHTDASKHGIGGILLQRTPAQDPEQHHSQAYWNYLECQRSNISDNRAIPSLLFCRVLLSGVAKQHPYYRGNAQLCDSSEAA, encoded by the exons ATGTACGAGTACAGAGAGGCCGCAGTCGTTCCCGTCGTCGAAGCGCCACAGTACGTACCCGAAATAGTACTTCTAACGGTCGCGAACGAGAACTGCTCGCCTTACGCGCGCA TATGGTTAAAGAAGGTCAATGAGTGTGCGGCTGTATACGGATGGGATGATAAGACCACGATACATTTTGCTATGCAAAAGCTCCAAGGTTTGGCCAAAGTGTGGTTCGAAAGTTTAGATACGATATTGTACTCATGGCCTGAATGGCAAGAGAAGTTGGTAAAGGCTTTCCCGTGTGATGAAAACTATGGCCAAATCTTGGAGGAAATGCTGAGGCGGAAGAGCAAATTTAACGAACCAATAGAGGtttattattatgaaaaatTGGCTCTTCTACACCAGTGTGGACTTAGCGGCAAGAAGGCCGTGGATTGCATAATTCACGGCATAACCGACAGAACTACTAAGTCGAGCGCTGTGGCTGTGCGATGTTCTGATCCGGACCAACTTTTACAATTCTTAATTAGTAACAAAGAATTGAGTAACCAGGATCGAGTAAATGTAAAAAGCAAAAACTGGTCTGACAGCGCTAATACCAATAACCATGGTCCGAAGAACAGGGCACAGACACAGGGCCCATTCTGTTTTAATTGTAAGGAGAAGGGTCATCATTTCGCACAGTGCTCAAAACCCCTCCTTAAATGCCATCATTGTAACAAAATCGGTCATAAGCCCGAGGACTGCTTTAGTAAGAAGTCTGACAACAAGTCTACTAAAGCCCCAGAAGTCAGGTCATTGTGTGCGTCAGGAAAAGGTAacgctaaatattataaaaatgcaCATGTAAACGGGGAATTAGTGGAGGTATTTATTGATTTCGGCAGTGAGCTTACCCTTGCTAGGCAATCTTTTGTCTCTTCTTTGGGAATTGCGTACGAGCGAGTAGAGTCAATAATGAAAGGGTTTGGAAATGGATTAGTGTCATCCTGGGGCGAAATAGAACTCGATATTGATATAGATGGTGTTAAAGCTAGAGTCCCTTGCAAAGTAGTGGAAGACAACCTTCTTGACAGACCTGTTTTAGTTGGACAAACGTATACCGAGTTGCCTCAAATCATTGTTGTCAAAGATTGTAAGAACTTGCGGTTCATAGACATCGGAGAAGAAATGCCTCAGCCAGATCCAGCCCATTCTTCGGTAGTCAAAGTTTTAATTGCTGATATTGAACTATACGGTCCGGCGTCCATCAAAGCTGTCACGGAAGACAAGTTTAGTGGAAGTATTGTCGTTAGGGAAAGCATAGTAGGCAAACCCGCTCAGCAGTCTCTGTTAACTGGGGGAATTTATACGGTAAAGAATGGTGTAGTACATGTGGTAGTAATACCTTATTGCTCCCCGTGTTTGATGATGGAAAATTTCACATTATGTCGCTCTGAAAGGGTAGCTTTAGTAAACCGAATTACTGCGCAATCCCCTACAGTAGTTGAATGTGTGCAGCCTAATGATATATCGGAGTCCAAACTTCGCATAGGTGACAAAGTTGCAGACGAACACAGACATAGGCTTGTACAATTATTGAACAAATATAAACACTGCTTCGCATCTAGCTTAGGAGAGTTAGGATGCACAAATGTTACTCAAATGACTATCGAACTTAATGACCAACGTCCTATAGCTTCTCGACCGTATAGATTATCCCACCACGAAAGAGAGCAAGTTCGTAGAATGGTTGATGAAATGCTGGCAGCTGGCATAATCCGAGAGTCTGTATCGGAATATGCCAGCCCCATCATTCTTGTGCGGAAGCCTGATGGTAGCCTAAGAATGTGCATTGACTACCGAAAGCTAAACTCTTCCACAATAAAAGAGAGATATCCGATGCCGATCATTGACGATGAGATTTCGCGTTTATCTGGTCAAGCTTACTTTATAACGTTAGACCTTGCTTCGGGATACTACCAAGTTCCTATAGCAGAACAATCCAAACACCTAACATCGTTTGTGACCCCCGACGGTCAGTTTGAATTCAATAGGATGCCGTTCGGATTGGCCAATGCACCCGCTGTCTTCCAGCGGATGATGAACCGCATCCTAGGTTCTGCTCGTTATACCAAGGCAACGGTATATATCGATGACTTGCTCATATTTGGAAGGACTCCAGACGAATGCTTAGACAGATTAGAGGAGGTTCTACAGATGTTAGAAGAAGCTAACTTGACCCTAAATCTTTCTAAGTGCAGTTTCCTTCGCGAAAAGATCGATTATTTAGGATATGAGATTAGCGCCGAGGGAGTCAAACCGGGCGAAAAGAAGGTCCAGTCCGTTCAAAATTTCCCGCGTCCAAACGACGTTCACAATGTAAGGCAATTTTTAGGTCTAGTGGGGTTTTTTAGAAAGTTTATTGGAGGTTTTGCGCAAATTGCGTATCCCCTCACAAAGCTTCTAAAGAAGGAAGCTGTTTGGGAATGGACGAGTGCACAGGAAGAAGCGTTTGAGACTCTCAAGACTAGGTTGATTAGCAGGCCCATTTTAGCTATATATGACCACACAGCTGAGCTAGAACTGCACACAGATGCCAGCAAGCACGGTATAGGAGGCATTTTGCTACAACGGACCCCAG